The genomic DNA TGGGACCGGGACGCGCGGCTGAAGACGGCCTCCTTCGCGGCGGCCGACGCCCGGTACGTACGCCTGGAAGCGCACACGGCCAGCGGCGGAAGCCACGCCTCCGCCGCCGAGGTCACCGCCTGGTGAACGGGGGTCAGGCGGTGCCGCGGAAGGCGCGCAGCACCGCCTGGCCCTTGGCGTTGTCCGCGACCACGTAGACCGTGCTGCCGTCCCAGGCGTACGTGGCCGTGGCCGGCGAGCCCATCGACTGGCCCTTGACCGCCAGCGCGCCGATGACCTTCGGCTTGCCGCTGCGCACGTCGTACTCCGTGAGCTCCAGGTGGAAGCCCTCCTCGGGCTGCGCGCTGGCGATGAGCCGGCCGTCGGTGGCGTCGTAGCCGATCATCTGGAGCCAGCCGCTCTTCGGCGTCTTCCACAGCAGTTCGCCGGACTTCAGGTCCACGGCGGCGAAGTGGACGTTGTCCCCGTACTCGGCGACGAGCACCCCGTCCTCGGTGACGAAGGTGGTGTGCTCCTCGAACTGCAGCTCGGCGAGGTCGCCGGTGAGCGGCACCAGCTTGCCCTGCCCGCCGTCGTCGGTGAAGGACTGCACGAACCTGTTCTCGTCGTCGTCCTGGAGCAGCACGGTCAGCGGGTTCTCGCCCAGGACGCGCTGGACGTCTAGGTCCACGCCGGGGAACCGCCACGGATCGTCCCCGCCGCGGGTGTCGAGGACGGTGAGCTGGTGGCGCGGGGAGACGTCGGTGCACTCGCTGCTGCCGACGGCGTGCTCGTCGCCGAGGACGAGGGAGGAGTCGCAGTCCCGGCCGCGGGAGGTGAAGTCCAGTCCGGGGCCGCCGCCCTTGGCGTTCCAGTTGTTGACGTAGGTGCCGATGTTGGTGCTGATGGTGGAGTCGTTGACGGCGAGCACGGGGTTGGTGGTGCCGTACTCCTCGGCGAGGTTCTCCGACCACAGCAGGGTGCCGGTGTCGACCTCGACGGCCGCGAGGTACGCGCAGTCGTCGCCGCCGGCGTCGAAGGCGACGGCGCCGATGCCGCCGGGGCTGATGCGGCGGGACATGGCGCACAGCTCGCCGGCGCGCTTGGGCGGCTTCACCCGCCACTTCTCCTTGCCGGAGCGTACGTCGTACGCGCGCATGCCGCCGTCCTCGTCGCCGTAGACGACGTGGTCGCCGGCCGGCCACATGCCGGGCAGGCTGCTGGAGTCGCCGCCGGCGAGGTGGCTGCCCTCCAGCGGTGTGGACCACAGCTCTTCCAGCGCGTTCGCGGGCAGTTCGTCCTGCGCGCTGCTTCCGCCGCCACCGCCGTCGTCGTCGGAGAGGAGGACGACCGCGGCGCCGCCGCCGAGCACCGCGAGGACGACGAGCAGCGACAGCACGATGCCGACGGCCTTCTTGCCGCCGCCGGAGCCGGGCGGGGGCGGCGCGGGGTACGCGTACGGGGGCGCGGCGGCCGGCCCGGGGTACGCCGGCATGCCGGGCGCGGCCATCGGCTGGGCCTGCTGCGGCGGTCCGTACGGTCCGCCGGCCGGCTGCTGCGGCGGGACGGGCGGCGGTCCCGCGGACGGGGGTCCCGGCGGCGGCGCAGGCGTGCCGGGCGGCACGCCGGGGCCGTTCGGCGGCGGTGGTGGTCCGAAGCCGCCCGCTTGCCCGTTCTGCCCGTACTCGTCAGCCACGCTGCATCCCCCCGGCCGTGCTCCGCCGGCGTACTCCGCCGATCGGCGCCCCATCGTAGGGGCCCGCCCGGCGGCGTACGCGCCGGGACCCCGGAAGCCAGGCCCGGCGTCAACGGCCGGGGCAGACACGGGAGTTCACACCGGCCCGGGGCCGGGCCGCGGGACGCGGCACGGCCGGAGGGCACACCCCCAGGGTCCCTCCGGCCGCCTGCCGCCGCGGCGTCTTCATCCCCTTCTCTGCCGGTCCGCGCGGTGCCGCGGTGGTTCCGTCCTGCCCTGAAGTCAGACGGCCTGCCACAGCGCCGGCACGTTCGGCGGCTCCCATCCCGGCATGGCCTGATGGCCCTGGAGGCACCGGTAGGCGGTGGTGCCGTACGTGACGGTGTCACCGGCCTTGTAGACGGTGCCCGCCGCCCAGGTGCCGCCGGGCGGGTCGGTGGGCGGGTCGGTCGGCCCGCCGTCCTTGGTGGTCAGGGTCAGCCCGTAGACCTGCAGCGCGGCGTTGACGGGCTGGAAGTAGGTGGTGCCGCCGCCGCTGCAGTTGCCGGAGCCGCCGGAGGTCATGCCCTGGGCCTGGGTGCCGGAGATGAACGAGCCGCCGGAGTCGCCGGGTTCGGCGCAGACGTCGGTCCTGGTCACCGGGCTGACGGTGCCCTGCGGGTAGGTGACGCTGGAGTTGCGCTGCTGGATGGTGCCGCAGTGCCAGCCGGTGGTGGAGCCGGAGCGGCACACGGAGGCGCGTTCGACGGCCTCGGTGGAGCCCTGGACCTGCTTGGTGCCGGTGCCGTAGCCGTTGACCGTCGGGGTGGAGGTCCACTGGCTGCTGGCGCCGACCCAGGCGTAGTCGCGGCCGGGGAAGGTCGAACCCTGGAAGCTGCCCTGGGCCTGCTGGTTGACTCCCCTGGTGGTGGCGCCCGCGGTGCCGCAGTGGCCGGCGGTGACGAAGCCGCTCTGGCCGCCGCGGTTGACGGAGAAGCCGACGGAACAGCGGCTGCCGCTGCCGATGTAGTAGGCGTCGCCGCCGACGATGTCCGCGTAGGTACGGGGCTTCTCGTCGGACCGCTGGACCTTCAGCAGGCTCGCGTCGACCCCGGCGGCGGCGGCGAAGCGCTCGGCCGCGGCGGGCCTGGAGGTGTGCAGGACGACGCGGTTGGCGGTGGTGTCCACGTACCAGACGGGCACGTGGGCG from Streptomyces sp. CMB-StM0423 includes the following:
- a CDS encoding discoidin domain-containing protein, encoding MYVSADGREFTEVAAGTWDRDARLKTASFAAADARYVRLEAHTASGGSHASAAEVTAW
- a CDS encoding carbohydrate-binding protein; translation: MLHKRVMGAAGATVAIGALVLAGLQGAAFGSDSPGTPDSASGQYSPGLLKAMQRDLGLTAHQAERRLANESAAGAVAGTLRLSLGRSYGGAWVSGKTSADVVVATTDATEARRIADEGARAKIVDHSLAELAAAKAGLDRIAERSSPAHVPVWYVDTTANRVVLHTSRPAAAERFAAAAGVDASLLKVQRSDEKPRTYADIVGGDAYYIGSGSRCSVGFSVNRGGQSGFVTAGHCGTAGATTRGVNQQAQGSFQGSTFPGRDYAWVGASSQWTSTPTVNGYGTGTKQVQGSTEAVERASVCRSGSTTGWHCGTIQQRNSSVTYPQGTVSPVTRTDVCAEPGDSGGSFISGTQAQGMTSGGSGNCSGGGTTYFQPVNAALQVYGLTLTTKDGGPTDPPTDPPGGTWAAGTVYKAGDTVTYGTTAYRCLQGHQAMPGWEPPNVPALWQAV
- a CDS encoding outer membrane protein assembly factor BamB family protein, coding for MADEYGQNGQAGGFGPPPPPNGPGVPPGTPAPPPGPPSAGPPPVPPQQPAGGPYGPPQQAQPMAAPGMPAYPGPAAAPPYAYPAPPPPGSGGGKKAVGIVLSLLVVLAVLGGGAAVVLLSDDDGGGGGSSAQDELPANALEELWSTPLEGSHLAGGDSSSLPGMWPAGDHVVYGDEDGGMRAYDVRSGKEKWRVKPPKRAGELCAMSRRISPGGIGAVAFDAGGDDCAYLAAVEVDTGTLLWSENLAEEYGTTNPVLAVNDSTISTNIGTYVNNWNAKGGGPGLDFTSRGRDCDSSLVLGDEHAVGSSECTDVSPRHQLTVLDTRGGDDPWRFPGVDLDVQRVLGENPLTVLLQDDDENRFVQSFTDDGGQGKLVPLTGDLAELQFEEHTTFVTEDGVLVAEYGDNVHFAAVDLKSGELLWKTPKSGWLQMIGYDATDGRLIASAQPEEGFHLELTEYDVRSGKPKVIGALAVKGQSMGSPATATYAWDGSTVYVVADNAKGQAVLRAFRGTA